One segment of Mycolicibacterium neworleansense DNA contains the following:
- a CDS encoding DUF4097 family beta strand repeat-containing protein, giving the protein MTTFHTPEPITAVVEVVAGAVRLASADRHDTVVDIKPRDPERASDVRAAEQARIDFHNGTLVVTAGRKVLSLGRGGAVRVDIALPTGSRLNLSSASADIEADGVYADCRCASASGAVRVATVTGNIKADSASGDITIGDVAGNARIATASGDATIDRIDGDVNFQAASGSLAIGTLHGHVKHQTASGSVSVAVGVSGALRAQTGSGEVEIGIPAGTAARLELKTHSGTVDNGLQASDGPGAGDETFLVNARTGSGDISIRRAVATEATS; this is encoded by the coding sequence ATGACCACGTTCCACACACCCGAGCCCATCACGGCCGTCGTCGAAGTAGTGGCCGGTGCGGTGCGCCTGGCATCCGCCGACCGTCACGACACCGTCGTCGACATCAAGCCGAGGGATCCTGAGCGCGCCTCCGATGTGCGCGCAGCCGAACAGGCCCGCATCGATTTTCACAACGGGACACTCGTGGTGACCGCGGGCAGGAAGGTCCTGTCGTTGGGGCGTGGGGGAGCCGTCCGCGTCGACATCGCCCTGCCGACGGGCTCCCGGCTCAACCTCTCCTCGGCGTCGGCCGACATCGAGGCGGACGGAGTCTACGCGGACTGCCGCTGCGCCTCGGCCAGCGGCGCGGTCCGGGTGGCGACCGTCACCGGAAACATCAAGGCGGACAGTGCTTCCGGAGATATCACGATCGGCGATGTCGCGGGTAACGCGCGGATCGCCACGGCCTCCGGCGATGCGACGATCGATCGCATCGACGGAGACGTCAACTTCCAGGCGGCCAGCGGCAGCCTGGCCATCGGCACGCTGCACGGCCACGTCAAGCATCAGACCGCGTCAGGTTCGGTCTCCGTCGCCGTCGGGGTCAGTGGTGCCCTGCGCGCCCAAACCGGCAGCGGTGAGGTCGAGATCGGCATTCCCGCGGGCACCGCGGCGCGCCTCGAGCTCAAGACCCACTCCGGCACCGTCGACAACGGCCTGCAGGCTTCGGACGGGCCGGGCGCCGGCGACGAGACGTTTCTGGTGAACGCCCGCACCGGCTCGGGAGACATCTCGATCCGCCGCGCCGTGGCCACCGAGGCCACCTCCTAG
- a CDS encoding histidine kinase, whose product MDLQPYVDAVRHELGVAAAAGGAEAEALAERLTAPLESALRLTLLEALSEAAEQITRELAPGSVHVRLNGRDPEFTVEAPESEVAVTPPAVDVPDDDGGGTWRVSLRLPESLRAGVEGAARRDGVSVNAWLVRSVAAALGGARRQSRTAGDKTFSGWVR is encoded by the coding sequence ATGGATCTGCAACCGTATGTCGACGCCGTACGGCACGAACTCGGCGTCGCCGCCGCAGCCGGAGGGGCCGAGGCCGAAGCATTGGCCGAGCGACTGACCGCGCCGCTGGAATCCGCGCTGCGCCTGACCCTGCTGGAAGCCCTGTCCGAGGCGGCCGAGCAGATCACCCGGGAACTCGCCCCGGGGTCGGTCCATGTCCGGCTCAACGGCCGAGACCCCGAATTCACGGTCGAGGCGCCCGAATCCGAGGTGGCCGTGACTCCACCGGCCGTGGACGTCCCCGACGACGACGGCGGCGGCACCTGGCGGGTGTCACTACGCCTCCCGGAGAGCCTGCGCGCCGGGGTGGAAGGTGCGGCCCGCCGCGATGGCGTGTCCGTCAACGCCTGGCTGGTCCGTTCGGTCGCCGCGGCGCTCGGTGGCGCGCGGCGTCAAAGCCGTACTGCCGGTGACAAGACCTTCAGCGGCTGGGTCCGCTGA
- a CDS encoding TIGR03619 family F420-dependent LLM class oxidoreductase, producing the protein MQFWSGTAFMDVADALTVASLLDDAGYHGMVCSDHMIYPRELSSPYPDSPTGKPPWAPETGWPDSWVLIGAMAAITRRLRFSNAVYVAPARPLLEVAKQVATAAVISGGRVSLGVGVGWMREEFELMGQDFDTRGKRLDEMIPALREIWRGGWVSFEGHYYSVPELMIEPHPPAPVPILCGGESEAALRRAARSCDGWIGYAYTLERAARFTARLAELRRAYGREHEPFDIILALLDPPTPDLYKRAGDLGITAVMCAPWLMSPNGATGADRFRGPIEQFAETVIAKVE; encoded by the coding sequence ATGCAGTTTTGGAGTGGCACGGCATTCATGGACGTCGCCGACGCGCTGACCGTGGCGTCGTTGCTCGACGACGCGGGCTACCACGGCATGGTGTGCTCCGACCACATGATCTACCCGCGCGAACTGTCTTCGCCGTACCCGGATTCACCGACCGGCAAGCCTCCGTGGGCGCCGGAGACCGGCTGGCCGGACTCCTGGGTGCTGATCGGCGCGATGGCCGCGATCACCCGCAGGCTGCGGTTCTCCAACGCGGTGTACGTGGCACCGGCGCGTCCGCTGCTCGAGGTGGCCAAGCAGGTGGCAACGGCCGCCGTGATCTCGGGCGGGCGGGTGTCCCTCGGTGTCGGCGTGGGCTGGATGCGGGAGGAATTCGAGCTGATGGGCCAGGACTTCGATACCCGCGGTAAGCGACTGGACGAGATGATCCCGGCGCTGCGGGAGATCTGGCGTGGCGGCTGGGTGTCGTTCGAGGGGCACTACTACTCGGTGCCCGAGCTGATGATCGAACCTCATCCGCCGGCACCGGTGCCGATCCTGTGCGGCGGTGAATCGGAAGCGGCGCTGCGGCGTGCGGCCCGATCATGCGACGGCTGGATCGGTTACGCCTACACGCTCGAGCGGGCCGCCCGCTTCACCGCTCGATTGGCTGAGCTGCGCCGTGCGTACGGGCGCGAGCACGAGCCGTTCGACATCATCCTGGCGCTGCTGGATCCACCTACGCCGGACCTCTACAAGCGGGCCGGGGATCTCGGCATCACCGCGGTGATGTGTGCGCCATGGCTCATGTCGCCCAACGGGGCCACCGGGGCCGACCGCTTCCGCGGTCCCATCGAGCAGTTCGCCGAAACCGTCATCGCGAAGGTCGAATAG
- a CDS encoding cryptochrome/photolyase family protein — translation MPTLLWFRRDLRCHDHPALLEAAQQDGEVLACYVLDPRLEASSGARRLHYLYRALRELADNLEGNLLVTRGRPEQRIPALARAIGATSVHISQDYSPFGRRRDDAVQAALGETALCATGSGYLVSPGRITKADGTPYQVFTPFFRAWRGHGWRAPADSGPASAHWIDPAQTPADAGYRIEIPSTQGDLTFDAGEGAARSQWREFVAEGLAEYQARRDRPDLAATSRMSAHLKFGTIHPRTMAVDLGSGDDDYLRELAFRDFYAAVLHHWPDSAWRNWNRDFDAIEVDDDEAARQTFEAWKDGRTGFPIVDAGMRQLAATGFMHNRVRMIVASFLVKDLHLPWQWGARWFLDQLIDGDVANNQHGWQWAAGCGTDAAPYFRVFNPGLQGAKFDPDGDYIRRWVPELADVTDVHKLGTDRPASYPEPIADHAEERLEALRRYRRLG, via the coding sequence ATGCCCACGCTGCTCTGGTTCCGTCGAGACCTGCGCTGCCATGACCATCCCGCCCTGCTGGAGGCCGCGCAGCAGGACGGCGAGGTGCTGGCCTGCTACGTGCTCGATCCGCGCCTGGAGGCATCCTCGGGTGCGCGACGCCTGCACTACCTGTATCGGGCACTGCGCGAGCTGGCCGACAACCTCGAGGGCAATCTGCTGGTCACCCGCGGCCGGCCCGAGCAGCGAATTCCGGCGCTGGCCAGGGCGATCGGCGCGACCTCGGTGCACATCTCGCAGGACTACTCGCCGTTCGGACGGCGTCGCGACGATGCGGTGCAGGCCGCCCTCGGTGAGACCGCCCTGTGCGCAACGGGATCGGGTTACCTGGTCTCCCCCGGCCGGATCACCAAGGCCGACGGGACGCCGTACCAGGTCTTCACGCCCTTCTTCCGGGCCTGGCGCGGCCACGGATGGCGCGCCCCCGCGGACTCCGGGCCCGCGTCCGCGCACTGGATCGACCCCGCGCAGACTCCTGCCGATGCCGGCTATCGCATCGAAATCCCTTCTACCCAAGGTGATTTGACGTTCGATGCGGGTGAGGGCGCGGCGAGGTCGCAGTGGCGGGAATTCGTCGCGGAAGGCCTGGCCGAATACCAGGCCCGGCGCGACCGCCCTGACCTGGCCGCCACCAGCCGGATGTCGGCACACCTGAAGTTCGGCACCATCCACCCGCGAACCATGGCTGTCGATCTCGGCTCCGGCGATGACGACTACCTGCGGGAGCTGGCGTTCCGCGACTTCTATGCCGCGGTGCTGCACCACTGGCCCGACAGCGCGTGGCGTAACTGGAACCGTGACTTCGACGCGATCGAGGTGGACGACGACGAGGCAGCCCGGCAGACGTTCGAGGCGTGGAAGGACGGCAGGACCGGATTCCCCATCGTCGACGCCGGAATGCGCCAATTGGCCGCGACCGGGTTCATGCACAACCGGGTGCGCATGATCGTGGCCTCGTTCCTGGTCAAGGATCTGCATCTGCCGTGGCAGTGGGGTGCGCGCTGGTTTCTCGACCAGCTGATCGACGGCGATGTGGCCAACAACCAACACGGGTGGCAGTGGGCGGCCGGTTGTGGCACCGACGCCGCGCCGTACTTCCGCGTTTTCAATCCGGGTCTGCAGGGCGCGAAGTTCGACCCCGACGGCGATTACATCCGGCGCTGGGTCCCCGAGTTGGCCGATGTCACCGACGTCCACAAACTCGGCACCGACCGGCCGGCGTCGTATCCGGAACCGATCGCCGACCACGCCGAAGAGCGCCTGGAAGCGCTGCGCAGATACCGGCGCCTGGGCTGA
- a CDS encoding DUF2631 domain-containing protein: protein MASTEVERNNGVDVEEVPSAAWGWSELNIKVIHLGGILSAIFLLVMMRGNHIGWVENWFLISFAALILLAVARNIWMRRRGWIR from the coding sequence GTGGCCAGCACCGAAGTGGAGCGCAACAACGGCGTCGACGTCGAGGAAGTGCCGTCCGCAGCGTGGGGCTGGTCGGAGCTCAACATCAAGGTGATCCACCTCGGCGGCATACTGTCCGCGATCTTCCTGCTGGTCATGATGCGCGGCAACCACATCGGCTGGGTCGAGAACTGGTTCCTCATCTCGTTTGCCGCGCTCATCCTGCTGGCCGTGGCCCGCAACATCTGGATGCGCCGCCGCGGCTGGATTCGCTAG
- a CDS encoding acyl-CoA thioesterase has translation MAAQASVAGLLEVFDVTPAGRGRFVGVTGPVGTDGRQVAKGAQALGQAIVATAKRFPDKAVRSAHAVFTRPVQIDSTVELSVDVVHEGRSTATAVVTVGQDARLCATVTVLADVPTEDVVSHHALRPDVETPADAHPAGRAMLGHELRLVDVVDVNSPDEVGPPELYAWLRCDPIPERDELAKALLAYFTGQLGISTSMRPHRGIGTAQAHATLSTALISASVCFHDSAEWDDWLLYSHESTAAGQGMSYVRGQVHTEDGELLASFAQEGLIRSMRPVDAAIEMPARL, from the coding sequence ATGGCGGCGCAGGCCTCGGTTGCCGGCCTGCTCGAGGTGTTCGACGTGACGCCCGCGGGGCGGGGCCGATTCGTCGGCGTGACCGGACCGGTCGGTACCGACGGCAGGCAGGTGGCCAAGGGCGCACAAGCGCTGGGGCAGGCCATCGTCGCAACGGCAAAGCGATTCCCGGACAAGGCTGTTCGGTCGGCACATGCGGTGTTCACCAGACCGGTGCAGATCGACTCCACCGTCGAGCTGTCGGTCGACGTCGTGCACGAGGGGCGTTCGACGGCGACGGCGGTGGTCACGGTCGGTCAGGATGCGCGGCTGTGCGCGACGGTGACGGTGCTGGCCGACGTGCCCACCGAAGATGTGGTCAGCCACCACGCATTGCGGCCTGATGTCGAGACGCCGGCCGACGCCCATCCGGCCGGGCGGGCCATGCTCGGACACGAGTTGCGCCTGGTCGACGTGGTCGACGTCAACAGTCCCGACGAGGTGGGGCCGCCCGAGCTCTATGCCTGGTTGCGCTGCGACCCGATCCCCGAACGTGACGAGCTCGCCAAGGCGCTGCTGGCATATTTCACCGGACAACTCGGCATCTCGACCTCGATGCGACCCCATCGCGGGATCGGCACGGCGCAGGCGCACGCGACGCTGTCCACGGCGCTGATATCGGCGTCGGTTTGTTTCCACGATTCGGCGGAGTGGGACGACTGGCTGCTCTACAGCCACGAGAGCACCGCGGCGGGACAGGGGATGTCGTACGTTCGCGGTCAGGTGCACACCGAGGACGGCGAGCTGCTGGCGTCATTCGCCCAGGAGGGGCTGATCCGCTCGATGCGACCGGTGGATGCGGCCATCGAAATGCCGGCCCGGTTGTAG
- a CDS encoding DUF427 domain-containing protein, translating into MSLVAGRGPFSTQPAGWFMPPLAGDTVYIEPHPRRIQAFRGDAAQLDTEHALMVHRAGHPLSYAFPSDEVGDLPHEPVVEAPGYVRVPWDAVDAWFEEGRKLVHYPPNPYHRVDCRPTRRGLRVTAGDAVLVDTDETVIVFETALDPRLYVDPARVRTDLLQPSSTTSYCNYKGTATYWSVAVGDTVVADVAWSYPDTPPESLPIQGFLSFDATRVDVLAELPSPGTAATCGCEL; encoded by the coding sequence ATGAGTCTCGTCGCAGGCCGCGGTCCGTTTAGTACACAACCGGCTGGTTGGTTCATGCCCCCGCTGGCCGGGGACACCGTCTACATCGAACCCCACCCGCGCCGCATCCAGGCCTTCCGTGGTGATGCCGCACAGCTCGACACCGAACACGCGCTCATGGTGCACCGCGCCGGCCACCCGCTCAGTTACGCGTTCCCCAGCGACGAGGTCGGCGACCTCCCGCACGAGCCGGTGGTCGAGGCACCGGGATACGTGAGGGTGCCCTGGGATGCCGTCGACGCCTGGTTCGAAGAGGGCCGCAAGCTGGTGCACTACCCGCCCAACCCCTACCACCGGGTCGACTGCCGGCCCACCCGGCGCGGCCTGCGGGTCACCGCGGGCGACGCCGTGCTGGTCGACACCGACGAGACCGTGATCGTCTTCGAGACGGCCCTGGATCCGCGGCTCTACGTCGATCCGGCCCGAGTCCGCACCGATCTCCTGCAACCGAGCTCGACCACGTCGTACTGCAATTACAAGGGCACCGCCACCTACTGGTCGGTGGCCGTCGGCGACACCGTCGTCGCCGACGTGGCGTGGAGCTACCCCGACACCCCACCGGAATCCCTGCCTATCCAGGGGTTCCTCAGCTTCGACGCAACCCGGGTGGACGTACTGGCCGAACTCCCCTCGCCCGGGACGGCGGCCACCTGCGGTTGCGAACTCTGA
- a CDS encoding polyketide cyclase, which translates to MGIVTTSSETAFTQSAEEVYDFVTNPVNWVKTYPGSAHIGGLPERMPLQVGDTWTEAGPDGAQIYTWHLAIAMRPRMWVFNSVGRLGHDRDGNGGMEGRITVQYQFTRPGNDITLFSRTMTIEAYKDAPLPDALFRVVNPANIDKYHAAVARELAQLRPESS; encoded by the coding sequence TTGGGCATCGTGACCACCAGCTCCGAGACGGCATTCACCCAGTCCGCCGAGGAGGTGTACGACTTCGTCACCAACCCGGTGAACTGGGTGAAGACATATCCGGGCAGCGCACACATCGGCGGACTGCCGGAGCGGATGCCGCTGCAGGTGGGCGACACCTGGACCGAGGCCGGACCGGACGGCGCCCAGATCTACACCTGGCACCTGGCGATCGCCATGCGACCGCGGATGTGGGTGTTCAACTCCGTCGGCAGGCTCGGCCACGACCGTGACGGGAACGGCGGCATGGAAGGCCGCATCACCGTGCAGTATCAATTCACCCGCCCGGGCAACGACATCACGCTGTTCAGCCGCACGATGACGATCGAGGCTTACAAGGATGCCCCGCTGCCGGACGCGTTGTTCCGTGTGGTCAATCCGGCCAACATCGACAAGTACCACGCCGCGGTGGCCAGGGAGCTGGCGCAGCTTCGCCCCGAATCAAGCTAG
- a CDS encoding MinD/ParA family ATP-binding protein, with the protein MSADDDRLMYSGDARHAKDPLAYGGLDALLGGPVAALPNGRSRHGDARVSAPPVVLTSNFAAPREAEITTKLPPIVSGRPISGSSSAGSWILEEPIPAPGPGEARAIDNLSRVGVRSSVKMQPRRGWRRAVYATTRINLGLSRDELYELDLYARVRRTARESHQIGVFGLKGGVGKTVVTVALGSVLSAVRGDRILAVDADPAGGNLADRVGRQSGATVSDLLAAKDLSRYNDVRAFTSMNESKLEVLSSDEYSGASRAFNDADWNAATSAVSKHYNLVLADCAADMFAPAGRGVLATVSGAVIVASASIDGARQAAVTMDWLRHNGYQDLLNRSCVVVNHVGPGKPNVNTGDLVHQFQKHVAPGRVFVLPWDKHIAAGTEIHFDLLRPRFRRRTLELAAALSDDFEGGAALA; encoded by the coding sequence ATGTCGGCCGATGACGACCGGCTTATGTACTCCGGAGACGCCAGACACGCCAAGGACCCGCTGGCGTACGGCGGGCTGGACGCGCTGCTGGGCGGCCCGGTCGCGGCGTTGCCGAACGGGCGGTCCCGGCACGGCGACGCCCGGGTGTCGGCGCCACCGGTCGTGCTGACCTCTAATTTCGCCGCTCCGCGCGAAGCGGAGATCACCACGAAGCTTCCCCCGATCGTTTCCGGCCGCCCGATCAGCGGGTCGTCGTCGGCCGGCAGCTGGATCCTGGAAGAGCCGATCCCCGCGCCCGGACCGGGCGAGGCGCGCGCCATCGACAATTTGTCCCGCGTCGGCGTGCGCTCCTCGGTCAAGATGCAGCCACGTCGCGGCTGGCGGCGGGCGGTCTACGCCACCACCCGCATCAACCTCGGTCTGTCCCGCGACGAACTCTACGAACTGGACCTGTACGCCAGGGTGCGTCGCACGGCCCGCGAATCCCACCAGATCGGTGTCTTCGGCCTGAAGGGCGGTGTGGGCAAGACCGTCGTCACCGTCGCACTCGGGTCGGTGCTGAGCGCGGTGCGCGGCGACCGGATCCTCGCCGTCGACGCCGACCCGGCCGGCGGCAACCTGGCCGATCGGGTGGGGCGCCAGTCTGGGGCCACCGTGAGTGATCTGCTGGCCGCCAAGGACCTGTCGCGCTACAACGATGTCCGCGCCTTCACCAGCATGAACGAGTCCAAGCTGGAGGTGCTGTCAAGCGATGAGTACAGCGGCGCGAGCCGCGCCTTCAATGATGCCGACTGGAACGCCGCGACTTCGGCCGTCTCCAAGCACTACAACCTGGTGCTGGCGGATTGCGCGGCGGACATGTTCGCCCCCGCTGGCCGGGGTGTGCTGGCCACGGTTTCCGGTGCGGTCATCGTGGCCAGTGCCTCGATCGACGGTGCCCGGCAGGCCGCGGTGACCATGGACTGGCTGCGCCACAACGGCTACCAGGACCTGCTGAACCGATCCTGCGTCGTGGTCAACCACGTGGGGCCGGGCAAACCGAATGTGAACACCGGCGACCTGGTGCACCAGTTCCAGAAGCATGTGGCCCCGGGCCGGGTGTTCGTGTTGCCGTGGGACAAGCACATCGCCGCCGGCACCGAGATCCATTTCGACCTGCTGCGGCCGAGGTTCCGCCGCCGCACTCTGGAGTTGGCGGCGGCCCTGTCCGACGATTTCGAGGGCGGCGCAGCGCTAGCTTGA
- a CDS encoding alpha/beta hydrolase, producing the protein MAWLERLDPALLGFAEARTDLSTEQLGVVRTSLDQRRREAAQVLDTPGVEIIGARVALGRRTIPVRIYRGGPSPSPAVVYCHSGALVLGNLDTDQIQCVELARRARCTVIAMDYRLAPEYPYPAAFDDAMVVLNWAATLAGELDIDAGRIAVAGSSAGGALAALLAQHAAAGSAPPVVFQALHQPVLDDRPTRSKEEFAETPGFDGPATVAMWRHYAGGREVPEAAVPARASALTGVAPALITCSELDPLRDEALDYARRLLAEGVATELHLFPGTCHGFDSLLPEWEVSQQLFALQGAALRRALYG; encoded by the coding sequence ATGGCCTGGCTGGAGCGCCTCGACCCCGCGTTACTGGGGTTTGCCGAGGCCCGCACCGACCTGTCCACCGAGCAGCTGGGCGTGGTGCGTACCTCGCTGGATCAGCGTCGGCGTGAGGCTGCGCAGGTCCTGGACACCCCCGGCGTGGAGATCATCGGGGCCCGCGTTGCGCTGGGGCGGCGCACCATCCCGGTGCGTATCTACCGTGGTGGACCGTCACCGTCACCTGCGGTGGTGTACTGCCATTCGGGTGCCCTCGTCCTAGGCAATCTCGACACCGACCAGATCCAGTGTGTGGAGCTGGCCCGCCGCGCCCGGTGCACGGTCATCGCGATGGACTACCGGCTGGCGCCCGAATATCCCTATCCGGCCGCCTTCGACGACGCGATGGTGGTGCTCAATTGGGCGGCCACGCTGGCCGGTGAGCTCGACATCGATGCGGGGCGTATCGCGGTGGCCGGCAGCAGTGCCGGCGGTGCGTTGGCCGCGCTGCTGGCGCAGCACGCCGCAGCCGGGTCCGCGCCACCGGTCGTGTTCCAGGCCCTGCATCAGCCGGTGCTCGACGACCGGCCGACCCGGTCCAAGGAGGAGTTCGCCGAAACCCCGGGCTTCGACGGTCCGGCGACCGTCGCGATGTGGCGGCACTATGCGGGCGGCCGCGAGGTGCCGGAGGCGGCCGTTCCCGCCCGCGCGTCCGCGCTGACCGGTGTGGCACCGGCGCTGATCACCTGTTCAGAGCTTGATCCGCTGCGCGACGAGGCACTGGACTATGCGCGCCGGCTGCTGGCCGAGGGCGTTGCCACCGAACTCCATCTGTTTCCCGGGACCTGTCACGGCTTCGATTCGCTGCTTCCGGAGTGGGAGGTCAGCCAACAGCTTTTCGCCCTGCAGGGCGCGGCGTTGCGGCGCGCGCTGTACGGCTGA
- a CDS encoding flavin-containing monooxygenase, whose amino-acid sequence MSADRIARMSSSPTVGIIGAGPGGLALGIFLKKAGFGDFTIFDREDGVGGTWRINTYPGLACDVKSHLYSYSFDLNAGWSRLWAGQPEILEYFERCAQRYRLGPHLRLNTEITAARWDAESAGWVLTTASGEQHRFDIVVSAIGLFTQPLRPDLVVEEPFTGTLMHTAEWDHGVPLEGARVAVLGTGSTASQVVPELAKVAEKVYSVQRSATWVLPKPDRPYTERERWLFAHVPFAKKIYRTRLWLRSESNIAVIENGSDKTQEFKAAALNLLESTVADEELRARLTPDHPLGCKRLVFSPDFIVTLTRPNVEVVSSPARALRARSLVTEDGRELDVDVVVCATGYAAADYLGQIEVTGEGGASLHDTWSDGAFAYLGMTVPGFPNFFMLYGPNTNVGSNSVIFILEAQARYVVRALKHLRRKRKSYVAVRPDAMAAFLADIDRWMQGTVWLTRCSSYFRAPSGRVVTQWPRSARAFWSMTRRFRAADYTFQPPTNYPAKVTAAADRTDG is encoded by the coding sequence ATGTCTGCAGATCGGATAGCGAGGATGTCCAGCTCACCCACTGTGGGAATCATCGGTGCCGGCCCGGGCGGGCTGGCACTCGGAATCTTCCTGAAGAAGGCGGGTTTCGGCGATTTCACCATCTTCGACCGCGAGGACGGGGTCGGGGGTACGTGGCGGATCAACACCTACCCGGGCCTGGCCTGCGACGTGAAGTCACACCTGTACTCCTACTCGTTCGACCTCAACGCCGGCTGGAGCCGGCTGTGGGCGGGGCAGCCGGAGATCCTGGAGTACTTCGAGCGGTGCGCACAGCGCTACCGGCTGGGGCCGCACCTGCGGCTGAACACCGAGATCACGGCGGCGCGCTGGGATGCCGAGTCTGCCGGCTGGGTACTGACCACGGCATCCGGTGAACAGCACCGCTTCGACATCGTGGTCTCGGCGATCGGCCTGTTCACCCAGCCCCTGCGGCCGGATCTGGTGGTCGAAGAACCGTTCACCGGTACCCTCATGCACACTGCCGAGTGGGATCACGGCGTCCCTCTCGAGGGGGCCCGGGTGGCCGTGCTCGGTACCGGATCGACTGCCTCCCAGGTGGTTCCGGAGTTGGCCAAGGTCGCCGAGAAGGTGTACTCGGTGCAGCGCTCGGCGACCTGGGTGCTGCCGAAACCCGACCGGCCCTACACCGAGCGGGAACGCTGGCTGTTCGCCCACGTGCCGTTCGCCAAGAAGATCTACCGGACCCGGCTCTGGTTGCGCAGCGAGTCCAACATCGCCGTCATCGAGAACGGCAGCGACAAGACCCAGGAGTTCAAGGCGGCCGCGCTCAACCTCCTCGAATCGACCGTGGCCGACGAGGAACTGCGGGCCCGGCTGACCCCGGACCATCCGCTGGGTTGCAAGCGGCTGGTGTTCTCGCCGGATTTCATCGTCACGCTGACCCGGCCCAACGTCGAGGTGGTGTCCAGTCCGGCCCGGGCGCTGCGGGCCCGGTCGCTGGTCACCGAGGACGGTCGGGAACTCGACGTCGATGTGGTGGTGTGCGCCACCGGCTACGCCGCCGCCGACTACCTGGGACAGATCGAGGTCACCGGCGAAGGCGGGGCCTCGCTGCACGACACCTGGAGCGACGGGGCGTTCGCCTACCTGGGCATGACGGTGCCGGGCTTCCCGAATTTCTTCATGCTCTACGGCCCGAACACCAACGTCGGCTCCAACAGCGTCATCTTCATCCTGGAGGCGCAGGCCCGCTATGTGGTCCGGGCCCTGAAACACCTTCGGCGCAAACGTAAGTCATATGTGGCGGTGCGTCCCGATGCCATGGCCGCGTTCCTGGCCGACATCGACCGGTGGATGCAGGGCACGGTGTGGCTGACGCGGTGCAGCAGCTATTTCCGGGCCCCCAGCGGCCGGGTGGTCACCCAGTGGCCGCGCAGTGCCCGCGCATTCTGGTCGATGACCCGCCGGTTCCGGGCCGCCGACTACACTTTCCAACCGCCCACCAACTACCCGGCCAAGGTCACCGCGGCCGCCGATCGGACGGACGGCTGA
- a CDS encoding SDR family NAD(P)-dependent oxidoreductase has protein sequence MTGAARGQGAAIVRQLVADGYRVTAGDHLIDELTPTTTEFGANVLAVELDVTSSEHWQAAVAATVARFGGLNALVNNAGVLHSASIAEETPSGFEGLWRVNCLGPFLGLQAALEPLRRADNAAVVNTCSTGAVRPFPHHAAYGSSKWALRGLTQVAAAELGRDGIRVNAIFPGPVETPMLDASTQARLAERATLGRLGKPSEMADAVAFLLSDKAGFITGAELVIDGGQCLQIG, from the coding sequence GTGACCGGCGCCGCGCGCGGCCAAGGCGCCGCGATCGTGCGCCAGCTGGTGGCCGACGGCTACCGGGTCACCGCCGGGGATCACCTGATCGACGAACTCACCCCCACGACAACCGAGTTCGGCGCCAACGTCTTGGCGGTCGAACTGGACGTGACATCGTCAGAGCACTGGCAGGCCGCGGTAGCAGCCACGGTGGCCCGGTTTGGCGGTCTCAACGCACTGGTGAACAACGCCGGTGTGCTGCACAGTGCCTCCATTGCCGAGGAGACTCCGAGCGGTTTCGAGGGCTTGTGGCGAGTGAACTGCCTGGGGCCCTTCCTGGGACTACAGGCAGCGCTCGAGCCGCTTCGGCGGGCGGACAACGCCGCGGTGGTGAACACCTGCAGCACCGGCGCGGTCCGACCGTTCCCGCACCACGCCGCCTACGGTTCGTCGAAGTGGGCACTGCGCGGGCTCACCCAGGTGGCCGCCGCCGAGCTGGGGCGTGACGGGATCCGGGTCAACGCGATCTTTCCCGGACCTGTCGAGACGCCGATGCTCGACGCGTCCACCCAGGCCCGGCTGGCGGAGCGGGCCACGTTGGGGCGGTTGGGCAAGCCGAGCGAGATGGCCGACGCCGTGGCGTTCCTGTTGTCGGACAAGGCGGGGTTCATCACCGGCGCGGAGCTCGTCATCGACGGCGGCCAATGTCTGCAGATCGGATAG